One region of Sulfuriroseicoccus oceanibius genomic DNA includes:
- a CDS encoding polysaccharide biosynthesis tyrosine autokinase: protein MKKEIDPFSDDAVAEGSDAGSNVPVSNRSAAGLIQVALEKWWMIVIFAALGYVAALYYLSIKEPTTKARAVVEVTTKELQLVGQGDAERDSMIFRDEIIGTIASKITGQGQFVKVIQRPEVQALEKVIPPPLSLKPKYWRDESSREFQSAAETSETDFLELLYSGISVSNQRGTTLINIEMTHPDPETAKTIANAVMMVYIEGEQARRAGGSSDAFRILKAEADDVALELESAERSFHVYRAALALNQELNQFRTELSALRQRYLPKHPRRIEAEAVYEDLYNRFRREIDTASRTTEERDFWGLKRDEMRELDIEVRTAQTPSARAAAKDRWLSLVQSSLSARASILESRILNQRRLYETVTNRLTEIDVADETSNAEVTVFEEASIPPPSKYKHLITLAAGTVLGSGVGVGLVFLLSLLDYKIYNVRTAEEATGMACLAAIPLGSDFRRSGQKFESVIAIEPKTVHAESIRNLRASIRLLGRKERNQVICLTSALPGEGKTTTATELAAGFALAGERVLLVDFDLRKPRVHAEFPDLKGKPGTVELLTGQAEFSQAVHATGTENLYVMVSGKKAPSPSELLLPEDIQSLFDHAAEHFDRVIVDTPPVLPVSDTRLIAQHAQKSILVVRALKTPVGAVLRARDLLQDAKISLAGVVVNALRVKHTGGSGYYGYHGYGEYGHEGYYGDND from the coding sequence ATGAAGAAAGAGATTGATCCATTCTCCGACGATGCAGTCGCCGAGGGCTCTGATGCAGGTTCAAACGTGCCTGTCAGCAACCGTTCAGCAGCAGGGCTGATCCAGGTGGCGTTGGAGAAATGGTGGATGATTGTCATTTTCGCCGCGCTCGGCTACGTCGCCGCGCTGTACTACCTTTCGATCAAAGAACCAACCACCAAGGCGCGGGCTGTGGTCGAGGTGACCACCAAAGAGCTTCAGTTGGTCGGTCAGGGGGACGCCGAGCGCGATTCGATGATCTTCCGCGATGAGATTATTGGTACCATTGCCAGCAAGATCACCGGGCAAGGGCAGTTTGTAAAAGTCATCCAGCGACCCGAAGTCCAGGCGTTGGAGAAGGTGATTCCACCACCACTGTCGTTGAAGCCAAAGTATTGGCGTGATGAATCTTCGCGTGAGTTCCAAAGCGCCGCCGAGACGTCGGAGACTGATTTCCTTGAGTTGCTCTACAGCGGAATCTCGGTTTCTAATCAGCGCGGGACGACGCTCATCAACATCGAGATGACTCACCCTGATCCGGAGACCGCCAAGACCATCGCCAATGCGGTGATGATGGTCTACATCGAGGGAGAGCAGGCGCGCCGTGCGGGTGGCAGTTCGGATGCGTTTCGTATTTTGAAGGCAGAGGCCGATGACGTCGCACTGGAGCTTGAGTCGGCCGAGCGTTCGTTCCACGTCTACCGCGCCGCTTTGGCGTTGAACCAGGAGTTGAACCAATTCCGCACCGAACTTTCCGCGTTGCGCCAGCGCTACCTGCCCAAGCACCCGCGGCGGATCGAGGCTGAGGCGGTCTATGAAGATTTGTACAATCGCTTCCGCCGCGAGATCGATACGGCATCCCGCACCACTGAGGAGCGCGATTTCTGGGGCTTGAAGCGCGATGAGATGCGCGAATTGGATATTGAGGTTCGCACCGCCCAAACCCCGTCGGCCCGCGCTGCGGCAAAGGATCGGTGGCTTTCGCTGGTTCAAAGCTCGCTGTCGGCCCGTGCATCGATCTTGGAATCGCGGATTCTTAATCAGCGCCGTCTTTATGAAACGGTGACAAACCGTCTGACCGAGATCGACGTGGCGGACGAAACATCCAACGCCGAAGTCACTGTGTTTGAAGAGGCTTCGATTCCGCCGCCATCGAAATACAAGCACCTGATCACGCTCGCGGCCGGTACTGTGCTTGGCAGTGGTGTGGGCGTGGGACTGGTTTTCCTGCTTTCGCTGCTGGACTACAAGATCTACAACGTGCGCACGGCAGAAGAGGCGACCGGGATGGCGTGTTTGGCTGCGATCCCGCTGGGATCTGATTTCCGTCGCAGTGGACAGAAGTTTGAGTCGGTGATTGCGATCGAACCGAAAACCGTTCACGCCGAATCGATCCGCAACCTGCGGGCGTCCATTCGTCTGCTTGGGCGTAAGGAGCGCAACCAGGTAATCTGCCTGACCAGTGCGTTGCCTGGTGAGGGGAAGACGACTACCGCGACAGAGCTCGCTGCGGGATTCGCGTTGGCTGGTGAGCGGGTGTTGCTGGTCGACTTCGACTTGCGCAAGCCGCGGGTCCACGCCGAGTTCCCGGATCTGAAAGGGAAGCCGGGCACGGTGGAGCTTCTGACCGGACAAGCCGAGTTTTCCCAGGCGGTGCATGCCACCGGCACCGAGAACCTGTATGTAATGGTTTCCGGAAAGAAGGCACCAAGCCCGAGTGAGTTGCTGCTTCCAGAAGACATCCAGAGTTTGTTCGACCATGCAGCCGAGCACTTCGACCGGGTGATTGTCGATACCCCACCGGTGCTTCCGGTGAGTGATACCCGACTGATTGCCCAGCACGCACAGAAATCCATCTTGGTGGTGCGCGCATTGAAGACGCCGGTCGGCGCCGTGTTGCGTGCACGGGACCTATTGCAGGATGCGAAGATATCCCTCGCTGGAGTTGTGGTGAACGCATTGCGCGTCAAACACACTGGAGGTTCTGGCTACTACGGCTACCACGGATATGGCGAGTACGGACATGAAGGGTATTACGGAGATAATGACTAG
- a CDS encoding SLBB domain-containing protein codes for MRNRFVRWCLGALAMCVGGLSSVAAAEEYFLQQNDVLRMTVFQEEDLTTEAMIGKSGEVSLPLIGTVKVLGKTTGQVEQEVKALYEKDYLASAKVNISVVGYAKKWLTVGGDVRRPGTVPYPEEGVMTLADAIAQGGGEAESGDITKIVVRSRDGAVKTYNLKTSGSVALKHGDTVTVPRSDFSALAVTVSGKVRSPRAVEFPKEGGMDILTAIAQAGGFTEIANEKVVTVKRREGDRFKTYEVNVKKIRSGDAKLFMLKAGDIVIVNESIF; via the coding sequence ATGAGAAATCGGTTTGTCCGCTGGTGCCTGGGTGCACTGGCGATGTGTGTTGGTGGGTTGTCGTCGGTGGCGGCAGCGGAGGAGTATTTTTTGCAGCAGAATGATGTGTTGCGGATGACCGTCTTCCAGGAAGAGGATTTGACCACGGAAGCCATGATTGGGAAGTCCGGTGAGGTTTCGTTGCCGTTGATTGGGACAGTTAAAGTGCTGGGCAAGACGACCGGGCAGGTTGAGCAAGAGGTGAAGGCGCTTTATGAGAAGGACTACCTCGCGAGCGCCAAGGTGAACATCTCAGTCGTGGGTTATGCCAAGAAGTGGCTCACGGTAGGCGGTGATGTGCGTCGACCGGGCACTGTGCCATATCCTGAAGAGGGTGTGATGACCTTGGCAGATGCCATCGCCCAGGGCGGTGGTGAAGCTGAGAGCGGTGATATCACAAAGATTGTCGTGCGCAGTCGTGATGGGGCGGTGAAGACCTACAATCTGAAGACGTCCGGTAGCGTTGCGCTGAAGCATGGCGACACCGTAACGGTTCCTCGCAGTGACTTCAGTGCACTGGCTGTGACTGTCTCTGGCAAGGTGCGTAGTCCGCGGGCTGTCGAGTTTCCTAAGGAAGGTGGAATGGACATCCTGACCGCAATCGCTCAAGCGGGGGGCTTCACGGAGATTGCCAATGAGAAGGTGGTCACAGTGAAGCGTCGTGAAGGCGACCGTTTTAAGACCTATGAGGTGAACGTGAAGAAGATCCGCAGTGGCGATGCTAAGTTGTTCATGCTCAAGGCTGGCGACATCGTGATCGTCAATGAGAGTATCTTTTAA